From one Paenibacillus sp. FSL K6-1330 genomic stretch:
- a CDS encoding carbohydrate ABC transporter permease, with protein MPQSRSERIAGVFIYIILSFITLLVLYPLFFVLIASISAPETVMRGEVWLWPKELSFVGYERLFANSELMRGFLNTLLYTTTGTALNVLMTIAAAYPLSRADFNGRGIFTAIIVFTMFFSGGMIPNYLLVKELGMLDTIWAIIIPSAVSVWNIIIMRTFFQSSIPKEMQEAAFIDGASNMRVLLRIVLPLSGPILAVMVLFYAVGHWNSYFSALIYLSDRANYPMQLFLREILVQGQMQEMVDISDDSLARSLMDAEAIKYAAVIVTNLPMLLLYPFLQKYFVKGVMIGAIKG; from the coding sequence ATGCCGCAAAGCCGCAGTGAACGAATAGCCGGTGTATTTATTTACATTATACTATCTTTTATTACACTCCTTGTACTGTATCCTTTATTTTTTGTTCTGATTGCTTCCATCAGCGCTCCGGAAACGGTGATGCGGGGGGAAGTATGGTTATGGCCGAAGGAACTGTCGTTTGTAGGCTACGAACGGTTATTTGCCAATTCGGAGCTCATGCGGGGATTTCTAAACACGCTGCTCTATACCACGACGGGCACAGCGCTGAATGTACTGATGACGATCGCAGCGGCTTATCCATTATCGAGAGCCGATTTTAACGGCCGCGGCATTTTTACGGCGATCATCGTATTCACCATGTTCTTCAGCGGGGGGATGATCCCCAATTACTTGCTGGTGAAGGAACTGGGGATGCTGGATACGATTTGGGCCATCATTATCCCTTCGGCCGTATCGGTGTGGAACATTATCATCATGCGGACCTTCTTCCAAAGCTCCATTCCGAAGGAAATGCAGGAGGCGGCGTTTATCGATGGGGCCTCTAACATGCGGGTGCTGCTGCGGATTGTGCTTCCATTATCCGGACCGATATTAGCTGTCATGGTTTTGTTCTACGCAGTGGGCCACTGGAATTCGTATTTTAGTGCGCTGATCTATTTGTCGGACCGTGCGAATTATCCGATGCAGCTGTTCCTGCGTGAAATTCTGGTTCAGGGACAAATGCAGGAGATGGTTGATATCAGTGATGATTCACTGGCACGAAGTCTAATGGATGCGGAAGCGATCAAATATGCGGCGGTCATTGTGACAAATCTGCCGATGCTGCTGCTGTATCCGTTCCTGCAAAAGTATTTTGTGAAGGGTGTTATGATTGGCGCAATTAAAGGTTGA